GACGTCGCCTCCTCGATGTCCTCGACGACCTCCTCGGCGTACGGGCCGCGCGCCTCCTCGAGGTCGTCGCGCAGGTCCGAGATGCGGGAGTCGAGCTCCTCGGCCGGGTCGTCCTCGTCGTCGTCCTCCGGTTCGGGGAGGTCGGCGTCCTCGAGGTCGGCCGCGACAGCGTCGAGGTCGCTCTCGACGTCGTCGAGGTCGGCTTCGGTCTCGGCATCTTCGAGGTCCGCGGCGATCGCGTCCAGTCGCTCCTCCAGCGACTCGACACTCACGTCCTCGGACTCGGACTGGGCGTCGGCATCGGCATCGGATTCGTTCTCACTCATGATTGGCCCCCGTTGCCGTCACGTTCATGCGGGCAACTCGGGCCAGCGTGTTCCTAAGCGTTTCCATACCACTTCGCCAGCACGCGCCCCCCGCGCCAGTAGAACCAGGGTCCCGCGAGCAGGTACGCGAGCGCCAGCGTGAGGATGGCCCAGGGGAACGTCCGGCCGTAGAAGTAGGGGAAGAGCACCGCGAGCCCGTGGACGACGCCCATCAGCAGGGCGTCGCGGGCGAGCAGGTCCGGGTACCGGACCGTCGAGACCATCAGGTAGACGAACGCGCCGGTGGCCGCCAGCAAGAGCGCGGCCGAGGTGATGCCACAGAGCACGGCGGCCGAGAGGATGGTCGCCGCGAGCGTCGTCGGGACGCCCTCGGTGTACTCGTCGGCCGTGTCGTAGGCGGTGTACATCCCGAGGCGGACGACGCCCATCGCCACGAACAGGGCGGGGAGGACCATCGCCGCGACCGCCCGCGCGGTGAGCGCGTCGAACGAGACCGTCCAGGTCGCCGACGCCGTCGCGTACACCAGCACCGCGGGCGCGACCGAGAACGAGGCCACGTCCGCCAGCGAGTCGAGGTACGGGCCGACCTTCGACCCGCCGGAGTAGCGCGCGACCACGCCGTCGAGCCCGTCCGCGATACCCGCGAGCAGGACGAGTCTCGCCGCCAGTTCCACGTCCTGGAACGCGACGACGACCGCGACGAACCCGAGCGACGCGTTCGCAGTCGTCACCACGTCGGCGAGACTCAGGCGGCCGACGAACCGTGGCAACATATCACCCCGGTTGGCTGGCCCGGTTTTACGCTCTTTCGGTCTCCGGGCGCCGGCGACGATTGCCGGGGGTTCGCCGCCGGCTCGCCGAGCGCGGACCGCGGCGCATATATTGCGGAGTTCCCAAGCCCCCACCATGAACCGCCGCACGTTCCTCGCCGCGGTGAGTGGCTCGACACTGGCCGGGCTCGCCGGCTGTCTCGCCGTCGGTTCCACCTCGCGGCTCAACTGCGCTGAGGGCTGTGACGTCGGCATGGGCGCGAGCGCGTTCCTGCCCGACGAGTACACCGTCAGCGTCGGCGACACCGTCACGTGGAAGAACACCTCCAGCAAGGCCCACACCGTCACCGCCTACGGGAACGCCATCCCCGAGGACGCCGCGTACTTCGCCTCCGGTGGCTTCGACTCCGAGGAAGCGGCACGGGACGCCTGGTTCGGCAAGCGCGGCGGCGCCATCCCCTCCGGCGGGTCCTACTCGCACACGTTCGAGGTTCCCGGGACGTACAACTACGTCTGCGTCCCGCACGAGCGTGGCGGGATGGTCGGTCGTATCGTCGTCGAAAAATAATCCGTCGGCGACTCGCGTCGCGACTTACTCCTCGTCTTCGTCGGCAGCCTCGGCCTCCTCGGCCTCGACTGCGACGTCCTCCTCGTCGACGTCGACGGCAGCCTCCTCCTCGGCGGCCACCTCTTCGGGGTGGGCCTCGAGGGTCGCCTTCTGGATCTCCACCCGGCGGAGCGGGTAGATGGTCTTCGCCTCGCCGTAGATGGCCGAGCTGAGTCGACCCTCGACGACGGAGTCGATGACGTCCTCGAAGGTGTGCTCGCGGGCGGCCTCGCGGACGATCTGGATCATCGTCTTGCGGATGGCGCGCTCCTGGCTGTGGTCGGCCTTCTTCGTGGTGAACGCGACGGGCTGGATCTGGACGCGGTAGTCGTCCTTCGTCAGCACGGTGATGTGGGCGTCGATCTTGGACGCGCCACGGCGGACGAGACTACGGAGGTAGTCACGCGTCAGCTCGTGCTGGACGAACTCGGTGTACGCGGCGTCGCTGCCGACGTCGGTCACCTTGAACTTGAGCTTCGTGTTGTTCTCGCTCGCGTTGTCGGTGAGGTCACCGAGGGTGGTTTCGATGGTGCGGTCGAGCACCTTCTCCGGTTCATCTGCGGGTGTGGTACCGAGCTCCGCCCGGTCGAACATCTCGGGGGCGTGGAGCGTGTACCACCGCTTCTCTTGTTTCTTGCGGGAAACGGATCGTTCGCTCATGATTTGTGTGTGGTCTGTTGCTCTGCGTGCTGTGCCACTCGTGACGCGACGTCGACGTTCACGACGTAGTCGTCGACCGTCGAGTGCAGGCCCCCGGTCGTCTCCCGCTCGATGCGGGTGACGACGGCGCCCTCCTCGACGTGTGTCTCCATCTCTGCGGTGTTGTCCGGGCGGATCGCGGCCGCCACCAGTTCGGGGCGGTCGTGCTCGGTCCGGATCGTCGCGCGTCGTGTCATAGTGCCTCCCTGAAGGCGGTGATGAACTGCTTGGTCTCGCACTCGAAGGTCGCGTAGGCGGTCCGTGACGTACCGTCGGCCGACCCGCCGGTCTGGGTCACCGTCCGCGCCACGACGCCCGCGAGGTCGCGGTCGTCCACGGCTGCGGCGGCTGCCTCGTCGTCACCGACGACCAGCGCGACCGGCTCCGGCGACCGGAAGTCACGGACCAGTCGGGCCGCGACCTGCACCGGCGCCTCGTCCACGCGGGCGACGAACACGCCGTCGTAGCGGTGCGTCGTCGCCTCGCGGACGGCCTCGTGGGCCGCGTGGGCCGTCTCGCGCCACGCGTCCAGCGCGCCCTCGCGCACGTCGTGCCCGAGCGCCAGCGCCACGCCCGTACCGGGGGCGCCCACTGCCGCACAGTCGAGCACGTCCGCGAGGCCGCCGACCGTGGCGAACCGACCGTCGGGCGTGGTGTAGGGCCGGACCGCCCGTTCGAGGACGTCCCCGGCCCGCGTCGTGGCGTCGTCCGCACCGACCGTCTCGACCGCGACCAGCGACGCCAGCGTGCGCCGCGCATCGTCGTCTACCTGCGGCTCGTCCGCGATGTCGAGGTCGGCAACCAGCTCGTCTGCGACTGCACGCTCGCCCGAGAAGGGCGCGTGCACCAGCGTCGAGGCTGCCAGGCCGTCTGCCACGTCGTCGGTCGGTATCGCCACGCCGGGACGGCGGACCAGTCGCCCGCTCGTCTCGGCCGCCTCCACGAGTCGCTCGGTCGCGCCCGCGCCGGGCGTCACGCCCGCCGCGACGGCGCCGGCCAGTGCCAGCACCGAATCCGGCGCGCCACCGAGGTCGCCAGCAAGCCGCCACGCGGCCACGCTCGCCGGCTCGTCCGCGGGGTCGAGGTGATACGCCTCGGCCTCGGACGACCCGACGACCAGCGCGGTCGTCTCGGCGTCTCGCTCGTCCCGGGCCACCCGCTCCGTGCGCGCGTCGACCGTCCGGCCGACGCTCACCTGGAACGGCGTCCCCACGTCGCCCAGCGCTCTCGCGACTAGCCCTGCGGCAGCGACTGCGTCTCCGCTCGCGCGGGCGACGACGTGGACGAACGAGGCCCGACGCAGTGCGCCAGCGATGTCACTGGCGGCGTCGGCGGCCCCGTCGGCGGTGCGACTCGAGTGCGACATGCAGCTCAGTTACTTTCTTCGAGGAGTTCTTCGGCTTCTTCGTAGGAGTACTCGAAGTCGGCGTCCAGCTCGTCACCGCGGTAGTACGAGACGAGGCGGCGGACCTTCGACTCCGTGTTCTGGAGTGCGCGCTTGTTCTGGAAGTCCTGCTGGTTCTCCTCCATGTGTGCACGGAGGCGAACAGCACGCTCCATCAGGTTGCGCAGGTCTTCGGGCAGGTCGGGCTCGGCGTCGTGCTCTTCGAGGATCTCGGTGACCTTCTTGCCCGTCGCCAGCTTGACGTTGGGGACGGGTGTGCCGGTCACGCCCTCGTCGCGCAGCTTCATGCCGATCTGGGACGGCTCGTAGCCCTGCTCTGCCAGTTCGACGACGCGCTCTTCGATCTTCTCGGCGTCGACGTCACTCCACTCCGGGGGTTCATCCGTCACGGGTCGGTCCGAACCGGACTTGCCGCGACGGCGGGTGTGCATTCTGGCCATTGGTAGATGATAGGAACAACAGACCGCGAAAGACGTGTGAATCCGACAGAGACAGCTGTCCCTGTCGGGAGCACCTCCGTAATCCCAAGCCGGCGGAAGCCCGCCGGCGAGTCAGATTTACGGCCGTGCTGTTCCCGCGTGTTGGTTGCTTGGTGCGCCTCTAAAGGGTTTCTACTCGCTCGCGCGAGACACCACCGTTTCGTGTGAAGCGCCGACACGGGAGGCGGTGCCGTCGCCGACTTGATTCGAGAGGTTTATCAATACCCCCCGACCAACTAATGAATGCGTTCGAGGGCTCGTAGATCAGAGGTAGATCACTCCCTTGGCATGGGAGAGGCCCCGGGTTCAAATCCCGGCGAGTCCACTTCCTTCCCTCGTTTCACTCGGTCAGTCAGTGGACTCGCCGTAGTCCCTTTCACTCGCTTCGCTCGCTCAAGGGACTCCCGGCGAGTCCTGTTTTGTGTTAGTTCGGTTTCGTCGAGTTGGTAGACATCATCTGGGACTGCGCCGAGGTCGGCAGACCATCGCTGGCCAGACCCATCCAGGATAAGTTATATATTTCTGACCTCTCGAACCAGAAGCGTGGGGCGCAAATTCAATCGTAGAAGCGTTCTTCGACACCTTACTGTCGGCGTGGTCGGAGGGGCCGCTGGGTGCCTGCGATTAGACGAGTCAAGTTCGACGAGGAGTACATCCCGTAATGGCACCCAGACAGGGGCGGAGACGGGCACGGCCGGTACAGACACGGTGCCGTCGTCGCCACCAGAGTCGCTCCCGGCACTCGGTATGGACGTGGTCTGGAACGTAGATAACCCCTTCAGGGACATAACGGGACTGCCGAGGCGGACGAATACACTCGTCGCGGAGCACGGCCTCTACACGGTCGGCGGTAACACGGGGACGGTCACTCGGCTGGACCCCGACAGTGGGACGCGCGAATGGGTTCGGGAACTCGGAGACCACATCGACCGCCCAGAGACCGTCCAGGTCATGCCAGACCGGTCATTTCTCACCGCAGCGACCGACGACGAGACGCTCCACGCCCTCGACGTATCGACCGGGGAGACCCGATGGACACAGTCGCTAGATTCCACCGTCGAGGCCGTCAGCCTCACCGACGACTCGGTCGTCGTTGCCTGGAGTGGAGAGAGTAGCGACGACGCAAGCGGCGTCGGCTGTCTGGCCGGAGAAGACGGGACGTGGCGGTGGGACCAATCGAAAGCAGCGCTCAGGGAGGCGACCGGATATGATCCCATTCTGCCGAGAACGCTATCGGAGCCGTTCGACGAGACCGTGTACGTTGGAACCCCGAATATCGGCTTCCGGGTTCGGACCACCGAGGGGTCGGTCGTCGGTGAGGCACCGTCAGGAACCCACCGTCCGTTACTCGGCGACGACAGCATCTACATCCCCGGGTTGGATTGGGTAGACGCCGTAACTCTCTCGTCGTTCAGCCATCTGTGGACAGCAGAGCCGTCAGAGAGCCTCTCGACTGGCATCGCACTGACCGACAGCGGAGTGTACTTCGGGGCGAGAGACCACGGGCTCTACGGAATCGCGAGGGAGACAGGAGACCGGTTGTGGCGGTACGAGATGGAGAGTGAGGTCGAGACGACACCGGCAATCGCGGCTGGGCTGGTCTGGACCTCCGAGCGCGAGACCGACGACCGCCTGGTCGCTGTGGACGCGGAGACCGGGAGGCCGGTCGGGCAGTTCCTCGTCGGCGGTGAAGTTCAGGCGGTCACTGGTTCGGACGATGCGCTCTACGTGTTCACCAGCGAACAGACGTACCGACTTAACCCCAGTAGTATCGAGTGACACACCGAATCAACGGCGGGTCAGGGTCGTGAGTGACTCGGGTCGGTCAGCAACGGAACACTGGAACCTGATTTACACGGTGGTGAACGAGATGTCGTCGAGCCAGAGGTAAGACTCGTCACCATAGCTGGCGCTGGACCTGAACACGAGTTGATGGGGTGCCTCGACGTCGAGGGCCGTCTCCGAGAAGTCGACCGACCCACGGGCGATCTCCGTGTCGTTGTGGTAGCCGATTACGGTGTCACCTCGGCGTTCGACCCGTATCCGGTGTTGGGTCCGTGGGTCGAACGTTTCAAACGAGACCTCGGTCGATGTCCCAAGCGCATGAAAGACTGCTTTCCCGTTCGCCGGTTGCCGACGTGCCGACCCGATTTTGAGGTGCGGAATCGTGTCGGTGACGGGGTCAGTCCGACTGCCGTACGTGGATACGTCGACAAGGTCGACGTGGACCCCACGGTTATCGGGGTCCGGAGTCCGGAACGAGTATTCGAAATCGAAGTCGCCGTCGATTTCGATGACCGGGTCGGCCGTGACGAGTCCGTTACCGTCTGCCTCGCTATGGAGATGTAACGCGTACGAGCCCTCCAACGTCGAGGTTTCTTTCACAGTCCACTCGTTCAACGGCGGTCGCTCGCCCTGTTGCGGGCCGTCGAAGCCGCCGCTCTGTAACCAGAGAATCCGCCACGAGTCGTCGTACGAACCGTCTTCGAACCGTTCCTGGAACGACGACGGATCGGTGCGCGTGGCTGTGTCGGTGACGGCTGTTCGGGTGGTCGACCCCCCACCGTTCTCCAGCCGGAGACAACCGGTCAGGGCTGGGACGGTACTACCTGCAAGTGTTTCGAGGACTCCTCGCCGTGACGTCCACCTCATTGTGGTGTCGAGATATATCAATCCAGTGTAAAGCGCTTTGCGGTCGGTTCTGTGGGATCTCGACGGGTCAGGCTAGCGCGGGAGACCGCTCCGCAGGCGCCAACCGAACCTCTTCCGCAACCTCCTGCCCGAAGTCCAGTTCCATCCGCAACTCGTTCCCCTCACGCTTCGTGACCTCGAAGCCCAGCCTGCGATACACCGCAATCGCGGCCTCGTTGTCGTCCACGACGTGCAGGCACAACCCGTCGTGCTCCGAGTCGGCAGCGTAGGCGATGGCGTGCTTGGTCAGTTCCGTCCCGATGCCACGGCCGTGGGCGTCCTGGTGGACGTAGACGAGGAACTCGGGCAGGCCGTTCGCACCGCCCGCGAAGCCGGCGTGGCCGAGCACCCGATCTCCGTCGACCGCGACGACGTTGGTCCCGTTCTCGCGGAGGCGGTCGAGCCACCGGCGGATCTCGCTCTCGCGGATAGGTGGTAGGCCCATCGAGCGGTGTTCCGGGGCGTAGTCGGTGTACATCTCGACGAGTGGCTCGACGTGTTCGTCGGTCAGGGGAACCACGAGCAGTGGGTGCCCGTGCTTGTCGACGAACCGGGGGCAGCGCGGCGGACAGAAGGGCGTCCCCTCGCATTCGCCGTGGTTCCAGGCGCAGGCTGCGGTGGTGTCGGCGGCCATGACTGTTCTCACCGTAACCTTTGCATGGAAGGGACCTATCGATATTGCAGCCTATACGCGGGGTTTATATATTATCACGGGGCGATTCCGTCGTGCCCCACCCAGCGAGTCCCGGCACGGACGCGATGGTCGGCTTCACGACCCGGGAACCACCGCCAAGAGTTATCACACCACGGCCCGCACCTCGTGCCATGGACGACGAGACCTACGAGGAGCTCGTACAGTCGGTGACTCCCCGGGAGACCGTCGGCGGCGTCAAGACCTACCAGAACACGGTGGCGATGGCGTGTCCGGCCTGCGAGGAGCCGTTCGACGACCTGGTCGTCTGCGAAGACGAGTACAACAGTCTCGAGCTGAGCAAGATGCTGGACCTGTGCGTGACGACCCACGAGGGGGACGTACTGCTGTTCACGCACAAGCCCTGACCGGTCGCCCCTTTTCCGACCGCTGGCCTCAATAGCGTCAGCCACGCAGACACGGGTATGCCAGGCGAGAGCCACGACCCGACCGACATCCGGTCCATCGCGGTCCACGCCGACGACGTGGTCACCGCACTGGAGGCGACCGAGCAGGGTCGCGACGCGGTCCTCCGGGTCACGGCCCCCTTCGCGGGCCGGGTCCGGGCGCGCATCCACCTCGTCCAGACCGCCGAACCGGCCGACGACGGGGGTGACGGACCGGGGCCGATTCGCATCCCGCCGGGGAAACTGGTCGCCGAGGACGCTCCCGCGTACCCGCACGCTCACGAGACCGAGCCCGACGGGGACTACGACGTGGAGGCGCACCACGAGCGACACGCCGAGGAGCTGGCCACGTGGCGCGAGCAGGTCCGCGAGCACTTCGTCGAGACGGTCGAACTGGACCTGCCGACGGAGAACCATCGCGTGGACGTGAAGGTGCTGGGCTGAGACAGGGCTGGGGGCCTGTCGCGAACGGACGCCCGGAACCGGGACCGTTTTGGCGGCTGGCCGTGCAGGGGAGCAACATGGAACCCGACTTCGCCGCCCTCGACGAGTTCCTCGCAGACGAGGGGCTCGATGGGTACGCGTTCCTCGACGACGAGTCGAACTCCAACCTCTACTACACGACCGGTTTCGGCGCACCGGATCCGTTCTTCGCGGTCTACACGCCCGACGCCATCGGCGTGCTCGTCTCCTCGCTGGAGTACGGGCGCGCCAAGAAAGAGGGTCGGGCCGACGTGGTGAAACGCCACGGCGACTACGACATCCAGGCCAAGCGCGAGGAACACGGCGACGACGCCTTCTTCGTCGTCATCGGCGAGTTCCTCGAGGACCTCGGCGTCTCCTCGCTCGCGGTCGAGACGGACTTCGGCGTCGGCGCGGCCGACAAGCTCCGCGATGACGGCTTCACGGTGAGGCCCGACGAGGACGGCGTCGTCGACGACATCCGGGCCGTCAAGACCGACGAGGAGGTCGACCACGTGCGCGAGGCCCAGCGCGCCAACGAGGCCGCGATGGCCCGCGCCGAGGAGCTCGTCCGCGAGGCGAGCGTCGAGGACGGCGTCCTCTACCGCCCCGACGCCGACGAACCCCTCACCAGCGAGTTCGTCAAGCAGGAGATCGAGATCACCCTGCTTCGCCACGACTGTTCGCTGGACGAGACCATCGTCGCCTGCGGGCAGGACGCCGCGGACCCCCACGACCGCGGCTCCGGCCCCCTCGAAGCCGACGAGTTCGTCATCGTGGACATCTTCCCGCGGCACAAGGCCTCGCGCTACCACTCCGACATGACCCGGACCTTCCTCAAGGGCGAGCCATCCGAGACCCAGCGCGAGTGGTACGAGGTCACCGACGAGGCCCGCAAGGCCGCCCTCGACGCGGTCGAACCGGGCGCGACCGGCGAGGCGGTCAACCAGGCCGTCATCGACGTCTACCAGGACGCGGGCTACCCGACCATCTTCACCGACCCGCAGACCGAGACGGGGTTCATCCACTCGACCGGCCACGGCGTCGGCCTCGACGTCCACGAGGGCCCCTCCATCAGTATCCGCGGCGAGGAGCTCGAACCCGGTCACGTCATCACCATCGAGCCGGGTCTGTACGACCCCGACGTCGGCGGCGTCCGCATCGAGGACATCGTCGTCGTCACCGAGGACGGCTACGAGAACCTGACCGACTACCCCATCGAACTCGTCGTCGACTGAGCCGCCGCCGCCGACGCGGCCCTCGTATCACCACCGAGCGCCGCCGGCACGGCGGTTATCAAGGCTTAAAAACTCCCTCGCGGTAGAGTGAGGTAAGATCATGGAACTTCGCGCATTCACCCCCGGTGGGGCGTTCAACTGGCTCATCATCATCATCCTCGGACTCATCGTGCTGACGACGGTGCTGTTCGTGTACGCCGGCTGGATCTGACCGACCGAACTCCTTTTCAGAACCCGTGCGCTACCCGACTTCGATGACGACACTGGTCGTCGGCGCGGGCGCGATGGGTCGCTGGGTAGCGCAGACGGTCCCCGGCGACGTCGCCTTCGCCGACACCGACCCGGCAGCCGCCGAGGCAGCGGCCGCCACCGTCGGTGGGCGGGCCGTCGCGCTCGACACCGACGAGACGTTCGAGGCGGTCTGCCTCGCGGTCCCGATGACGGTCGTCGCCCAGGCCATCGCAGACCACGCCGGGACGGCCGAGCAGGCTATCTACGACGTCACCGGTGAGATGGCGACGCCCGTCGAGGCGATGCGCGAGCACGCCCCCGACCTGGAGCGGGTGAGTTTCCACCCCCTCTTCGCGCCCGAGAACGCGCCGGGGAACGTCCCGGTCGTCGCGGACTCGCCAGGGCCGGTCACGGACGCGGTCCGCGAGGCGATGACCGACGCCGGCAACGACGTGTTCGAGACCACCGTCGCCGAGCACGACGAGGCGATGCGTTCGGTCCAGGCGAAGGCCCACGCCGCGATTCTCGCCTACGGACTGGCGGCCGACGAGGTCGACGACCGGTTCCATACCCCGGTCTCGGCCGTGCTCGACGACCTCGTCGGGCAGGTGACCGGCGGCGAAGAGCACGTCTACGCGAGCATCCAGCGCGTCTTCGGCGGGGCGGCCGAGGTGGCCGACGCGGCGAGCAGAATCGCCGCTGCCGCGGGCGACCACGACGAACAGCCCGACGAATATAGCGACGCCTTCGCGGCACTCTACCGGGAAGCCGGGCGAGCACACCACGACAGCGACATAGCACAGGCGACCGACCGAGACACCACAGACGAGACGGACGAGTCCCCAGAATGACCCAGCGAGACGACATCGTCGCGAACGCGAAGTACCTGAAGAACGTCAGACCCATCGACCCCGAGGAGGTGTACGAGTACGTCGAGGGGCAACCCCATCCCGCCATCGTGCGCCAGACGCTTCGCGACGAGGCACTCGACCTCGGACTGGTCGAACGCCCGGACGGGACGTTCGCGCCGGTCCCCGAGGACCCGGTGACGACGACCGTCGAGACGGTCGAGGCGCTCCCGGAGGTGTACGACCAGGAGCTCCAGGACCTGCTCGTCGAGCGTTTCGGCCTCGACTGGGCCGAGGGCGATTCCGGCGACACCCTCCGAACCACCATCCGGCGGCTCAAGGACGACTACTACCGCCGCCGGGAGGTCGAGTACGACGAGGTCGCCTCCCTCGGGTACGCCATCTACCACCTGCCGGACTTCTACGCGGCCGTCCAGTACGTACTGAACGACCTCGTCGCGAAGCGACTGCTCCCCCGGACCCTGCGCGTCCTCGACGTCGGTGCGGGCGTCGGCGGGCCGGCGCTCGGCCTGCACGACTTCCTGCCCGAGGAGACGCTGGTCGACTACCACGCCGTGGAGCCGTCGGCCGCGACCGGGGTCCTCGACCGCCTGCTCGAATGCACCGCGCCGAGTTTCCACACCCGCATCACGCAGACGACCGCCGAGGCGTTCGAGCCCGAAGGCGAGTACGACCTCGTCCTGTTCGGGAACGTCCTGAACGAACTCGAAGACCCCGAGGCCGTGGTCCGGAAGTACCTCGACCACCTCGCGGACGACGGGTCGATACTCGCGCTCGCGCCCGCCGACAAGAACACCAGCACAGGGCTTCGAGAGGTCGAACGCGCCGTCACCGACGAGGCGACGGTCTACTCGCCGACGGTCCGGCTCTGGCCCACCGAGGAACCGAGCGACCGCGGCTGGTCGTTCGACGTGCGCCCGGACCTCGCCACCCCGGAGACACAGCGACGACTCGACGAGGCGACCCCGGAAGACGACGGGGGCCACGAGCCGGGCGAGTTCTGCAACGTCGACGTGCAGTTCTCCTACAGCCTCCTCCGCAGGGACGGCGCGTGCATCCTCGACGTGACCCCCAGCGCGGACAGCTACGCCCGGATGGCCGACATGGACACCCACGTCTCGAACCGCATCGACCTGCTCGCGGTCAAGCTCTCGCACAACCTCGCCGAACCGGACGCGAACCCCCTGTTCAAGATCGGCGACGGCTCCGAGGACACCGACCACTACGCCGTCTCGGTGAAGGAGACCAGCCTCAACCGCGACCTCCACGCGGCGGCCTACGGCGACCTGCTCGCGTTCGAGTCCGTCCTCGCGCTGTGGAACGACGACGAGGAGGCGTACAACCTCGTCGTGGACGAGGAGACCGTCGTCGACCGGATTCCGAAGCCGGTCTGACTGCTGGTGTACCTTCTCGACCCGAACATCCTCACCCTCGTTCTCAGCCGATGAAAATCTGCGAGAGTGCCTTTTGAGTCCCTCCCAAAGCCGCGAGTATGCCAGCGGAGGACCGAAAGCGCGTCAGCGATGCACCGCGAGCGACCGACGGCTCGGAGTGGGAGGTCTTCGTCCGCGAGACGAGCACCGACCCCATGCAGCACGTCGGCAGCGTCACGGCGGACACCTGGGACCTCGCCTACGAGCAGGCCGCCGCGCTGTTCTCCTTTACCGCCGAGGACCTCTGGCTCTGCCCGGCCGACGCGGTGCACCGCTTCACCCCCTCGACGCTCGACGAGGCCGCGACCCCCGCGGGCGACTGACACGCACGAACTCACGAACCATGATATCCGTCTCGAAGCTACTGTGTGGGCTCGACGCCGAGGGCGACGGCCTCCGGTACGACGCCGCCGACGAATCGGACAAAGAACAGATATCCGAGGAGAAACAGCGCCGCCCGGTCGTCGTCTGGAACACGACGCGTGGCTGCAACCTCTACTGCGAGCACTGCTACGCCAGCGCCTGCGACAGCGGGGCCGACGGCGAGTTCTCCACCACCGAGGGCAAGCGACTCCTCGACGACCTCGCGGACTACGGCGTCCCCGTCGTGCTGTTCTCGGGCGGTGAACCCCTGGTCAGGCCCGACCTCGTCGAACTCGTCGACTACGCCGCCGACGTGGGCCTCCGACCCGTCCTCTCGACAAACGGGACGCTCATCACCGACGAACGGGCCCAGCAACTCGCGGACGCGGGCCTCGCCTACGCCGGCATCTCGGTCGACGGGATGGCCGAGACGAACGACCACTTCCGCGGGCAGGACGGCGCCTTCGACGCCGCCGTCCGGGGCATCGAACACTGCCTCGACGCCGGCCTGAAGACCGGGCTCCGGTACACCATCACCCAGCACAACCGCGACGACCTGCGCGACATCGTCGACCTGCTCGCAGACACCGGCCTCGACCGGTTCTGCTTCTACCACCTCGCCTACGGTGGCAGGGGCGCGGACATCTCGGACACCGACCTCTCGACCGAGGCCAGACGGGAGGCCGTCAGGGAGGTCTGTGACCTCACCCGTGCCTACCACGACGACGGCCACGAGATCGAGACGCTCCTGGTCGGTAACTACGCCGACGCCGGCTTCATCACCGAGTACGCCCGCCGCGAGATGAGCGAGGAGCGCGCCCGGACCGTCCGGCGCTACCTTGAGACCAACGGCGGCGACCCCGCCGGCGAGCGCGTCGCCGACATCGACTACCAGGGCAACGTCCACCTCAACCAGTTCTGGCAGTCCTACAGCCTCGGCAACGTCCGCGACCGTTCCTTCGGCGACATCTGGGAGGACGACTCCAACCCCCTCGTGAACGCACTTCGGAACCGCGAGGACCGGCTGCAGGGCCGGTGTACCGACTGCCAGTACGCCGATATCTGCAAGGGTGGGTCGCCCCTCCGGTCGCTCGCCGTCCACGACGACCCCTTCGCGCCCGACCCGCAGTGCTACCTCACCCCCGAAGAGCGGATGCCCGACACCGGCGGTGTGCAGCCGGCGGGCGCGGACTGAGCCGGCGGCTTCGACAGCCCACCGGCCAGTTCCCCGAACGGTG
This window of the Haloarchaeobius amylolyticus genome carries:
- a CDS encoding 30S ribosomal protein S3ae, whose amino-acid sequence is MSERSVSRKKQEKRWYTLHAPEMFDRAELGTTPADEPEKVLDRTIETTLGDLTDNASENNTKLKFKVTDVGSDAAYTEFVQHELTRDYLRSLVRRGASKIDAHITVLTKDDYRVQIQPVAFTTKKADHSQERAIRKTMIQIVREAAREHTFEDVIDSVVEGRLSSAIYGEAKTIYPLRRVEIQKATLEAHPEEVAAEEEAAVDVDEEDVAVEAEEAEAADEDEE
- a CDS encoding exonuclease RecJ, with translation MSHSSRTADGAADAASDIAGALRRASFVHVVARASGDAVAAAGLVARALGDVGTPFQVSVGRTVDARTERVARDERDAETTALVVGSSEAEAYHLDPADEPASVAAWRLAGDLGGAPDSVLALAGAVAAGVTPGAGATERLVEAAETSGRLVRRPGVAIPTDDVADGLAASTLVHAPFSGERAVADELVADLDIADEPQVDDDARRTLASLVAVETVGADDATTRAGDVLERAVRPYTTPDGRFATVGGLADVLDCAAVGAPGTGVALALGHDVREGALDAWRETAHAAHEAVREATTHRYDGVFVARVDEAPVQVAARLVRDFRSPEPVALVVGDDEAAAAAVDDRDLAGVVARTVTQTGGSADGTSRTAYATFECETKQFITAFREAL
- a CDS encoding KEOPS complex subunit Pcc1; the encoded protein is MTRRATIRTEHDRPELVAAAIRPDNTAEMETHVEEGAVVTRIERETTGGLHSTVDDYVVNVDVASRVAQHAEQQTTHKS
- a CDS encoding plastocyanin/azurin family copper-binding protein, yielding MNRRTFLAAVSGSTLAGLAGCLAVGSTSRLNCAEGCDVGMGASAFLPDEYTVSVGDTVTWKNTSSKAHTVTAYGNAIPEDAAYFASGGFDSEEAARDAWFGKRGGAIPSGGSYSHTFEVPGTYNYVCVPHERGGMVGRIVVEK
- a CDS encoding outer membrane protein assembly factor BamB family protein → MDVVWNVDNPFRDITGLPRRTNTLVAEHGLYTVGGNTGTVTRLDPDSGTREWVRELGDHIDRPETVQVMPDRSFLTAATDDETLHALDVSTGETRWTQSLDSTVEAVSLTDDSVVVAWSGESSDDASGVGCLAGEDGTWRWDQSKAALREATGYDPILPRTLSEPFDETVYVGTPNIGFRVRTTEGSVVGEAPSGTHRPLLGDDSIYIPGLDWVDAVTLSSFSHLWTAEPSESLSTGIALTDSGVYFGARDHGLYGIARETGDRLWRYEMESEVETTPAIAAGLVWTSERETDDRLVAVDAETGRPVGQFLVGGEVQAVTGSDDALYVFTSEQTYRLNPSSIE
- a CDS encoding protein sorting system archaetidylserine synthase (This PssA-like phosphatidyltransferase, along with a PssD-like decarboxylase, is required in Haloarchaea for the archaeosortase ArtA to replace the PGF-CTERM sorting signal with a C-terminal lipid anchor.), with product MLPRFVGRLSLADVVTTANASLGFVAVVVAFQDVELAARLVLLAGIADGLDGVVARYSGGSKVGPYLDSLADVASFSVAPAVLVYATASATWTVSFDALTARAVAAMVLPALFVAMGVVRLGMYTAYDTADEYTEGVPTTLAATILSAAVLCGITSAALLLAATGAFVYLMVSTVRYPDLLARDALLMGVVHGLAVLFPYFYGRTFPWAILTLALAYLLAGPWFYWRGGRVLAKWYGNA
- a CDS encoding 30S ribosomal protein S15, which codes for MARMHTRRRGKSGSDRPVTDEPPEWSDVDAEKIEERVVELAEQGYEPSQIGMKLRDEGVTGTPVPNVKLATGKKVTEILEEHDAEPDLPEDLRNLMERAVRLRAHMEENQQDFQNKRALQNTESKVRRLVSYYRGDELDADFEYSYEEAEELLEESN